Proteins encoded within one genomic window of Halocatena marina:
- a CDS encoding NADPH-dependent FMN reductase has translation MNSPHVVAVCGSLREGSYTRIALDHALDHADDIGATTDHIDLRALDLPVYDADGNDAGDATELRRRVREANSVLLGSPMYHGSFSAPLKNALDYCGFDEFENTTVGLLAVSGGSFTVTTLDHMRSVCRALNAWVIPHQAAIPKARTQFDDGEFSNTDIAERVETLGQRAVEYASIEPDPYTVESAENVGADD, from the coding sequence ATGAATTCTCCACACGTTGTCGCTGTCTGCGGCAGCCTCCGGGAAGGGAGCTACACGAGAATCGCACTCGATCACGCGCTCGATCACGCGGACGATATCGGTGCGACAACTGATCACATCGATCTCCGTGCGCTCGATCTCCCTGTTTACGACGCGGATGGCAACGATGCGGGTGATGCAACAGAGCTCCGTCGACGGGTTCGAGAAGCAAACAGCGTACTCCTTGGGTCTCCGATGTATCACGGATCGTTCTCCGCGCCGTTGAAAAACGCACTCGATTACTGTGGTTTCGATGAGTTCGAGAACACGACGGTTGGTCTCCTCGCTGTCTCCGGTGGTTCGTTTACCGTCACAACGCTCGATCACATGCGGTCTGTCTGTCGTGCGCTGAACGCGTGGGTAATCCCGCATCAGGCCGCAATTCCAAAGGCGAGAACGCAGTTCGATGACGGTGAATTCAGCAACACGGATATTGCAGAGCGCGTGGAAACGCTGGGACAGCGTGCCGTCGAGTACGCCTCGATCGAGCCCGATCCGTACACAGTCGAAAGCGCCGAGAACGTCGGCGCGGACGACTAA
- a CDS encoding A/G-specific adenine glycosylase codes for MTDARAFPTAAVRTALIEWYESGHREFPWRRTTDPYEILVSEVMSQQTQLGRVETAWEAFLDRWPTVAALAREDRAAVVGFWSEHRLGYNNRAKYLHTAAQQVMDDYDGEIPQTPETLQTLQGVGPYTANAVASFAFNAGDAVVDTNVKRVLYRAFDVPDDDSVFEQCASDLMPEDKSRVWNNAIMELGGVACEKTPRCDSESCPWRKWCHAYETGDFTAPDVPTQPEFTGSRRQFRGRIVNVLGKYDELAIDDLGHRIRVDYTPDGEHGREWLRGLLSDLAADGLVTVEDDRVRLQQ; via the coding sequence ATGACTGATGCGCGCGCGTTTCCCACTGCTGCCGTTCGAACGGCGCTCATCGAGTGGTACGAATCTGGCCACCGAGAGTTTCCGTGGCGGCGCACGACTGACCCGTACGAAATCCTCGTCTCGGAGGTGATGAGTCAACAGACGCAACTTGGGCGGGTCGAGACGGCGTGGGAAGCCTTTCTCGATCGTTGGCCGACTGTCGCTGCTCTTGCTCGGGAAGATCGGGCTGCTGTGGTTGGATTTTGGTCAGAGCACCGGCTTGGATACAACAACCGAGCGAAATATCTTCACACTGCGGCCCAGCAGGTAATGGACGACTACGACGGTGAAATCCCCCAAACACCAGAAACATTACAGACGCTCCAAGGCGTTGGACCGTACACCGCAAACGCTGTTGCGAGCTTTGCGTTCAACGCGGGTGACGCTGTCGTCGATACGAACGTCAAACGCGTGCTCTACCGAGCGTTCGATGTCCCTGACGATGATAGCGTATTCGAGCAGTGTGCGAGTGATCTCATGCCCGAAGACAAATCGCGTGTGTGGAACAACGCCATCATGGAACTCGGTGGTGTTGCTTGTGAGAAGACGCCACGGTGTGACAGTGAGAGTTGTCCGTGGCGCAAGTGGTGTCACGCCTACGAAACAGGCGATTTCACCGCGCCCGATGTTCCTACACAGCCCGAGTTCACCGGGAGTCGTCGGCAGTTCCGTGGTCGCATCGTGAACGTTCTGGGGAAATACGACGAACTAGCGATCGATGACTTGGGTCACAGAATCCGTGTTGATTACACACCGGATGGAGAACACGGCCGCGAGTGGCTTCGTGGGCTGCTCTCTGATCTTGCGGCGGATGGGCTTGTAACCGTCGAGGACGACCGAGTACGGCTCCAGCAATGA
- a CDS encoding aspartate aminotransferase family protein: protein MNRDTTTPTVRSMPGERARDRSRQHREHAAKSTYVYDFVWDLSEEADGPFCTDVDGNILMDFTSHVGAAPLGYNNPMIVDRLREFDLVDPLRIAGQDFYVSGENAVDGGLPGPTELMDRLTDITSHYGMDTVFLSNSGAEAVENAIKIAYDHTRGEYGITFEGAFHGRTLGALSLNRSKTVHRKHYPAISNIHDVPFCTHNDTQSSQGCGCGFFTSDGSKLRELLDPERGHVAGDDVAYLIIEPVQGEGGYRIPSADFMDEIASLCDEHNLLLVADEIQSGIGRTGEMWAADHFPIEPDVIASAKALRVGATISRKEVFPDEKARISSTWGAGDILASAQGVLTIDAIEEHNLLQNATERGRQATERLQDANLDGIVDVRGLGLMLAVEFETNALREAVVDAALKRGLLTLGCGYKTLRLLPPLDVTEREIDLACDLLIEAVTDAQ, encoded by the coding sequence ATGAACCGGGATACGACGACTCCGACGGTTCGGTCAATGCCAGGTGAGCGCGCCCGCGATCGATCGAGACAGCATCGCGAGCATGCTGCGAAGAGCACCTACGTCTATGATTTCGTTTGGGACCTTTCGGAAGAGGCAGATGGTCCATTCTGTACCGATGTTGACGGTAACATTCTCATGGACTTTACGAGCCACGTCGGTGCCGCGCCGCTCGGCTACAACAACCCCATGATTGTGGACCGACTGCGCGAGTTTGATCTCGTTGATCCGCTACGAATTGCTGGGCAGGACTTCTACGTCAGTGGTGAGAACGCTGTCGACGGAGGGCTTCCAGGTCCAACAGAACTGATGGACCGACTCACAGACATCACGAGTCACTACGGAATGGACACTGTCTTCCTCTCGAACTCGGGTGCAGAAGCGGTCGAAAATGCGATTAAAATCGCGTATGACCACACGCGAGGAGAGTATGGTATCACGTTCGAAGGGGCGTTCCACGGCCGAACACTTGGTGCGCTTTCACTCAATCGATCGAAGACTGTCCACCGGAAGCACTACCCAGCGATTTCGAACATCCACGACGTACCGTTCTGTACTCACAACGATACGCAGTCCTCCCAAGGCTGTGGCTGTGGCTTTTTCACGTCAGACGGTTCGAAGCTCCGGGAACTGCTCGATCCCGAGCGCGGCCACGTTGCTGGCGATGATGTCGCCTATCTCATCATCGAACCCGTACAGGGAGAGGGGGGCTATCGAATCCCGAGCGCGGATTTCATGGACGAGATCGCATCACTCTGTGACGAACACAACCTCCTCCTCGTCGCTGACGAGATCCAGTCAGGGATCGGCCGTACTGGTGAGATGTGGGCTGCTGACCACTTCCCAATCGAACCAGACGTCATTGCGAGCGCGAAGGCACTCCGCGTCGGAGCAACAATCTCCCGCAAAGAGGTTTTCCCCGACGAGAAAGCCCGGATCTCATCGACGTGGGGAGCAGGCGATATCCTTGCTTCGGCACAAGGAGTACTCACCATCGACGCAATCGAGGAACACAACCTGCTCCAGAATGCGACCGAGCGCGGTCGACAGGCCACAGAACGCCTTCAAGACGCCAATCTGGATGGTATCGTAGACGTTCGCGGTCTTGGGCTAATGCTCGCTGTCGAGTTCGAGACGAACGCGCTGCGCGAGGCAGTCGTCGACGCTGCGCTCAAACGTGGACTGCTCACTCTCGGCTGTGGTTACAAAACGCTCCGATTGCTACCACCACTCGACGTAACCGAACGCGAAATTGACCTCGCGTGCGATCTCCTGATTGAAGCCGTCACTGACGCCCAGTGA